Proteins from a single region of Nomia melanderi isolate GNS246 chromosome 11, iyNomMela1, whole genome shotgun sequence:
- the osp gene encoding myosin phosphatase Rho interacting protein outspread isoform X5, translating to MSAGTAGVRGTGAECRKFAPNIFNKSKCSSCFKQKEEHSAEALECNRATRKISKCGYLFVAPGWDFSNPLNRTKRWQRRWFVLYDDGELTYSVDEHPETVPQARIDMTRVLEVAAAEDITGHPYSLAVTSPEGVTFVKGTCREETRWWADVLQVYSRNKGRHKRNATFPGGQTTILQVTPTIRSNTPNPPRPRFNSCRSEPRSNTWIPESSVPADLCSSVFSSSTSLVTSSVATTSSNTVLSNGNSETGNDHRNNSVSPLRTSAPLENGSSSYLSAVPSTSSMNGTVSSTVYSTASSSVPSTTSSSLTEKPPIVPNEGRSSYKDQPASSASPPTRDKLRAEDKARRRMNQHGERASTGPACSNEKLDDDACRRILLEHEREREGKLRDIAASLTQPRVRRIKPRTSEPTRDVVDAANAAYQDKLIRGDPDGCGLDISGIRYSPTSELRVDLPAEDLLNIKKGWLMKQGLNKEWNKHWFVLRGCGLMYYRDPCAEDKGIMDGVIDLNTVTAVTPLQVARNYGFQTVAWDDRGSNVLSAVTAGIRASWMSAIRRAANLPDPDSNTDSMSVCQDGQQENTPQSPTTSITDRERDSVVPSTSVTPRSVLFSSDEEYRTASEGGRRESGDWSEVPVSPPLVRNGDWSGALKGSSWSDSANHEWSELPPSPPLTRTALSRVKARSRSSSRSRVYKRSRSSPPSSRRSTLDSVRSEDLMMACCELGEDEEQTNGHMQSNSCLSSANDSPLIVELLENQVSLLRDQLDQNQSNHPSTLLVIIERQENEIESLKSQLNAARTDVANAEKELSRLRQQKAEASIREKQVDELLNTIQRTEQQRNKDLEDLEKMKKMYTRDKEMLECKLLETEAILRETSERCEMLTKELASSHRTVEHLQSEITSLSDRLSQGIEENERLYTKVRELEEKGGLSASRERGRSFDSLSDLTNIELDLDLNSLDKERIMEEYDELRSRFEKAILEIRAMRKELREAHAMQDALELEIFAHKQDAASVSETNQAQVQLMAARIQDLTNKLAASEKQVRTLKQKLTKAEARDKRRSLSLKGRESFQISQEMEDKLLDLENKICAIERGKTISSSGSKESSPNPKKEKRTKNLDRTRLRRKSLDSATSSEPMKVLIRLSTLETKVANVTESMASDAEKDSSECSEVSASSTSEVSLEIIARLRKLERVVSKSKRRLEKCLGSTQAEDKAEKCLREVNDILDSCLECKKSQASAQATESVGVVVSRLETILKDKLSELAARRQALAQNGQLDEREKTKLIAERVAFEFVVLRQIRCAIGRTFERSAVLSELVETSQLASSLMRKIHGTKPKTYQNTSYIQYLTKVLANKLVLVGGVTATETSKEVTAARGESLSFLLQKQREVNEIVRRYKETKLRQLAEALAVETLSMSEQEDLGKTVSNSNKKLLEDRRIREAWALAQETVSKELVQSEVSHVIMRCGQMYEQNITSITDTCLTLEPADSIAMESWIDAAQARLRQEVEVSTRELSEAYEDCLRQMKKNKTSVESKYESRQLLNDYADVIAHKALIDARIGLLQENARSVNTFSGETFVSSLIRNDELLSSLLGDDRELQGSNPILDAEYSYLYQQFSKECEERVSGKRGSKDQLKNVSQSLLYLEEDLIDLAKKVRDKDGEKVGCWSPKSTASDWSSVCEKCSQLREHIKRLRDYMNSVACKQCDQLQETIERITADHHEELETLKRNQERDLMDIKGELDNQRQSLTSQYEQEAASLREKARKLEHRLNAMDSEHSAHVNELRAAYQRSMSAELDTDAETRKRYKEEIKQLRALCEKGLLAMENSHRRIISEMEEKHRQELENLRVEKEQALSEETQATLAALDAMRKAHEHEVQKEIAKFKQEFIKQMQAREDIGVLHKEHEEEMEEIKQEILSLSAKYSSKCVESAALEEKVGSLTKQLTQAQQHIMQLDARNKQLRAHLVLETNDTGINDTMQMLRGRENEIAEPREEIHRLQQLKHGDAVVRDTSSSKSPSLGCPAVQYAPLRVRGGQEPLTRAGGGCEEQQRLAGGERAKSSSVSTLHKHPAADKPAAAAFSYKLERIKSVSLPYSSNLVRPGSSSGVPSHDRKES from the exons GGCCGGCACAAGCGGAACGCCACGTTCCCCGGCGGACAGACGACCATTCTTCAGGTCACGCCGACGATCAGAA GTAACACGCCAAATCCTCCACGTCCGCGTTTCAACAGCTGCCGCTCAGAACCGCGCAGCAACACGTGGATCCCGGAATCCAGCGTCCCGGCGGACCTCTGCTCGTCCGTGTTCTCGTCCTCGACATCGTTAGTGACCAGCAGTGTCGCGACCACCTCCAGCAACACCGTGTTAAGCAACGGGAACTCGGAAACGGGCAACGATCATCGGAACAACTCGGTGTCGCCTTTGAGGACCAGCGCTCCTTTGGAGAACGGAAGCTCCAGCTACCTGTCGGCGGTTCCGTCGACGTCCTCGATGAACGGGACAGTGTCCAGCACGGTCTACTCCACCGCGTCGAGCAGCGTGCCGTCGACGACCAGCTCGTCGCTGACGGAGAAGCCGCCGATCGTGCCCAACGAGGGCAGGTCCAGCTACAAGGATCAGCCGGCCAGCAGCGCGTCGCCGCCGACCAGGGATAAGCTGAGAGCCGAAGACAAGGCCAGACGCAGGATGAATCAGCACGGGGAACGGGCAAGCACCGGACCGGCCTGTTCCAACGAGAAACTAG ACGACGACGCCTGTCGGAGAATATTATTGGAGcacgagagggagagggagggcAAGCTGCGTGACATAGCAGCTTCGTTGACCCAGCCACGCGTGCGGAGGATCAAACCGAGAACATCCGAGCCAACCAGGGACGTCGTGGACGCGGCGAACGCTGCCTACCAGGATAAGTTG ATCAGAGGAGACCCCGACGGATGCGGCCTAGACATCTCGGGCATCAGATATTCCCCTACGTCGGAGCTGCGAGTCGATCTACCCGCGGAGGATCTGTTGAACATCAAGAAAGGCTGGCTGATGAAGCAGGGCCTCAATAAG GAATGGAACAAGCACTGGTTCGTACTGCGCGGCTGCGGCCTCATGTACTACCGAGATCCCTGCGCGGAAGATAAGGGTATCATGGACGGCGTCATAGATCTGAATACCGTTACCGCCGTCACGCCCCTTCAAGTCGCAAGAAATTATGGATTCCAGACTGTG GCTTGGGACGATCGAGGGTCCAACGTGCTGTCTGCGGTCACCGCCGGGATCCGGGCCAGTTGGATGTCTGCTATCAGGAGGGCCGCTAATTTACCTGATCCCGATAGCAACACGGATTCTATGTCGGTTTGCCAGGATGGACAGCAGGAAAACACTCCGCAGTCGCCTACCAC GTCCATCACGGATCGCGAGAGGGACTCAGTAGTGCCCTCCACGTCGGTAACTCCGAGATCAGTCCTCTTCTCCTCGGACGAGGAATACAGGACTGCATCGGAGGGTGGTAGAAGAGAGTCTGGCGACTGGTCGGAAGTGCCCGTGTCGCCGCCCCTGGTCAGAAACGGCGACTGGTCGGGTGCGCTGAAGGGTTCGAGTTGGTCGGACTCGGCGAACCACGAATGGTCCGAGCTGCCACCGTCACCGCCTCTGACGAGAACAGCTCTGTCCCGAGTGAAGGCGCGATCGAGGTCGAGCTCCAGGTCCAGGGTGTACAAGAGGAGCCGCAGCTCGCCGCCGAGTTCTAGAAGAAGCACCCTGGACAGCGTAAGGTCCGAGGATCTTATGATGGCTTGCTGCGAACTCGGCGAGGACGAGGAGCAAACGAATGGGCACATGCAGAGCAACAGCTGCTTGTCTAGCGCCAATGATAGCCCTTTGATAGTCGAGCTCCTGGAGAACCAG GTGTCCCTGTTGCGCGATCAGCTGGACCAGAATCAGTCGAATCACCCAAGTACGCTACTAGTCATTATCGAGCGTCAGGAGAACGAGATCGAGAGCTTGAAGTCTCAGCTGAACGCCGCGAGGACCGACGTCGCGAACGCCGAGAAGGAGCTGTCCAGGCTGAGACAGCAGAAGGCAGAGGCCTCCATCAGGGAGAAACAGGTGGACGAGTTGTTGAACACCATACAGAGGACAGAGCAACAGAGGAACAAGGATCTGGAGGACTtggagaagatgaagaagatgtACACTAGGGATAAAGAGATGTTGGAGTGCAAGCTGTTGGAGACGGAAGCGATCCTCCGGGAGACCAGCGAACGATGCGAGATGCTCACCAAGGAACTAGCCTCTAGCCACAGGACGGTGGAACATCTTCAGTCCGAGATCACTTCTTTGAGCGATCGATTGTCGCAAG GAATCGAGGAGAACGAGCGTTTGTACACCAAGGTCAGAGAGCTAGAAGAGAAGGGTGGATTATCTGCTTCGAGGGAGCGAGGGAGGAGCTTCGACTCGCTGAGCGACCTGACGAACATTGAGCTGGACCTGGACTTGAATTCTCTGGACAAAGAGAG AATCATGGAAGAGTACGACGAGCTCCGCAGCCGTTTCGAGAAGGCGATTCTGGAGATACGAGCGATGCGGAAGGAGCTTCGCGAGGCTCACGCGAtgcaggacgccctggagcTGGAGATCTTCGCGCACAAGCAGGACGCAGCTAGCGTCAGCGAGACGAACCAGGCGCAGGTTCAATTGATGGCGGCGAGGATCCAGGACCTGACCAACAAGCTGGCCGCCAGCGAGAAGCAAGTGCGAACATTAAAGCAGAAGCTGACAAAGGCAGAGGCTAGGGACAAAAGGAGATCGTTGTCGTTGAAGGGTCGCGAGTCCTTTCAAATCTCGCAGGAGATGGAGGACAAACTGCTGGATCTGGAGAACAAAATCTGCGCGATCGAGCGCGGAAAGACCATCAGCTCCAGTGGCTCTAAGGAGTCGAGTCCGAATCCAAAGAAAGAGAAGCGAACGAAGAACCTGGACCGCACGAGGTTGCGAAGGAAGTCACTGGACAGCGCGACGAGTTCCGAGCCGATGAAGGTGTTAATCAGACTGAGCACACTGGAAACAAAAGTAGCGAACGTCACGGAAAGTATGGCGAGCGACGCGGAAAAGGACTCCAGCGAATGCAGCGAAGTTAGCGCGTCGTCTACCAGTGAAGTGTCCTTGGAGATCATCGCCAGGTTAAGGAAGCTAGAACGCGTGGTGTCCAAGTCGAAGAGGAGACTGGAGAAGTGTCTGGGCTCGACCCAGGCGGAGGACAAGGCGGAGAAGTGTCTGCGCGAGGTGAACGACATCCTCGACTCGTGTTTAGAATGTAAGAAAAGCCAAGCTAGCGCTCAAGCGACCGAGTCAGTAGGGGTAGTGGTATCTAGGCTAGAGACTATACTTAAGGATAAGCTGAGCGAACTGGCGGCGAGGCGGCAGGCGCTCGCGCAGAACGGCCAACTGGATGAACGGGAGAAGACCAAGCTGATCGCGGAGCGGGTCGCGTTCGAGTTCGTCGTTCTTAGGCAGATCAGGTGCGCGATCGGCCGTACCTTCGAGAGGAGCGCCGTTCTCAGTGAACTGGTCGAAACTAGTCAGCTTGCCTCAAGCCTAATGCGTAAGATTCACGGAACTAAGCCCAAAACGTACCAAAACACCAGTTACATTCAGTATCTTACTAAAGTGTTAGCGAATAAGTTAGTACTGGTAGGCGGTGTAACCGCGACAGAGACGTCGAAGGAGGTAACTGCAGCTCGCGGCGAGAGTCTGAGCTTCCTGCTGCAGAAACAGCGGGAGGTGAACGAGATTGTGAGGAGGTACAAGGAAACGAAATTGAGGCAGCTCGCGGAAGCCCTGGCTGTAGAGACTTTGAGCATGTCTGAACAGGAAGATCTTGGCAAAACGGTGTCCAACTCGAATAAGAAATTGTTAGAGGATCGAAGAATTAGAGAAGCCTGGGCGCTGGCTCAAGAGACCGTCAGCAAAGAGCTTGTACAGTCAGAAGTCTCTCACGTGATCATGCGTTGCGGACAGATGTACGAGCAGAACATCACGAGCATCACCGACACCTGCCTCACGTTGGAACCCGCGGATAGCATAGCCATGGAATCTTGGATCGACGCGGCTCAAGCCAGGCTTAGACAAGAAGTAGAGGTATCCACTCGCGAGCTGTCCGAGGCCTACGAGGATTGTCTGCGGCAGATGAAGAAGAACAAGACGAGCGTGGAGAGCAAGTACGAGTCCCGGCAGCTGCTCAATGACTACGCGGACGTGATCGCGCACAAAGCTTTAATCGATGCGAGGATCGGTCTGCTCCAGGAGAACGCGCGGTCCGTGAACACCTTCTCCGGGGAGACTTTTGTATCTAGTCTGATCCGAAACGACGAGCTCCTCTCGTCTCTGCTCGGGGATGACCGCGAATTACAGGGTAGCAATCCGATCCTCGACGCGGAGTACAGTTACCTTTACCAACAGTTCAGCAAGGAGTGTGAGGAGAGGGTCTCCGGGAAGCGGGGCTCGAAGGATCAGCTGAAGAACGTCAGTCAGAGCCTGCTCTACCTGGAGGAGGACCTGATTGATTTAGCCAAGAAGGTGCGTGACAAAGACGGCGAGAAGGTGGGCTGCTGGTCACCGAAATCCACGGCCAGCGATTGGAGCAGCGTTTGCGAGAAGTGCTCGCAGCTGCGCGAACACATTAAGAGGTTGAGGGACTATATGAACAGCGTAGCCTGCAAGCAGTGCGATCAGCTGCAGGAGACAATCGAAAGGATCACCGCGGATCATCACGAGGAACTGGAGACGCTGAAGAGGAATCAAGAGAGGGATTTAATGGACATCAAGGGGGAACTCGATAATCAGAGACAGTCATTGACGTCGCAGTATGAGCAAGAGGCGGCTAGTCTCAGGGAGAAAGCTAGGAAACTGGAGCATAGGTTGAACGCGATGGACTCTGAGCATTCGGCTCACGTGAACGAGCTGAGGGCAGCTTATCAAAGATCTATGAGCGCTGAGCTAGACACCGATGCGGAGACCAGGAAGAGGTACAAGGAGGAAATCAAGCAGTTGCGAGCATTGTGCGAGAAAGGACTATTGGCTATGGAGAACTCTCACAGGAGGATCATATCAGAGATGGAGGAGAAGCATCGACAGGAGCTAGAGAATTTGAGGGTGGAGAAGGAGCAAGCGTTGTCGGAGGAGACTCAGGCGACTCTCGCGGCGTTGGATGCTATGAGGAAGGCTCATGAGCACGAAGTGCAGAAGGAGATCGCGAAATTTAAGCAGGAATTCATTAAGCAGATGCAGGCGAGAGAGGATATCGGCGTGCTTCACAAGGAACACGA AGAGGAAATGGAAGAGATAAAGCAAGAGATTCTATCGTTATCCGCCAAGTACTCGTCCAAGTGTGTGGAGTCCGCGGCTTTGGAAGAGAAGGTAGGTTCCTTGACGAAGCAGCTCACCCAGGCCCAGCAACACATCATGCAGCTGGACGCGAGGAACAAGCAGCTTAGGGCGCATCTGGTGTTAGAAACGAACGACACCGGCATCAACGACACCATGCAAATGCTGCGGGGCAGGGAGAACGAGATAGCGGAACCGAGGGAAGAGATCCACAGATTGCAACAACTGAAG CATGGGGATGCCGTCGTTCGCGACACGTCGTCGTCGAAGTCGCCGTCGCTGGGCTGCCCCGCGGTGCAATACGCGCCGCTGCGCGTCCGGGGCGGTCAGGAGCCGTTGACGCGAGCTGGCGGTGGCTGCGAGGAGCAGCAGCGGCTGGCCGGCGGCGAACGTGCGAAAAGCTCCTCGGTGTCCACGTTACATAAGCACCCGGCCGCGGACAAGCCGGCGGCCGCCGCGTTCTCCTACAAGCTCGAGCGGATTAAGTCGGTCTCGTTGCCGTACTCGAGTAACTTGGTTAGGCCGGGGAGTAGTTCTGGCGTTCCGTCGCACGATAGGAAAGAG AGCTGA